In Papaver somniferum cultivar HN1 chromosome 9, ASM357369v1, whole genome shotgun sequence, the genomic stretch CTGCACAATGGGCTTGCGCCATTTGGATCATATGCTCTGCTTCCTTTATCAGACTTGGTAAATGGCCAAACGTACTTTTATTCCACAACTGTATGGTTTTGGCAGTGTTATCAATCCTGATGAGTAAGTTTGTCGGAGGTGAAGGACTGGAGCATTGATTCCATGCAGAGGATACAATCTCAGGGATATGGGGGTGGAGTAGCCAAAGATGCTCGATGCGGAAAGTTTTACGGGGTGGTCTCGGAATGGCTCTCTCTTTAAGTAGAATGGGTGCGTGATCCGATGCAATTCTGGGGAGATGGTGTATCATAGCATGAGGGTGAATTTGGAGCCATTGTTGGTTGTTAAATCCCCGGTCAAGACGTTCCAGGATATGATCTTCTCCGTGTTATTTGTTTGACCACGTATAGGGTATGCCAGAGTACCCTAAGTCGATAAGGCCATTAGTGTTGATCAACTCTTTGAGTAGTTTTGCCTGATCAAGGGTGACTGGTCTGCCTCCTTTTTTTCCATCTTCACATAACACCTCATTGAAGTCTCCCATTAATAGTCATGGAAGGTTGTGATGCGGTACGATGGTGTTGAAGTCTCTCCAGAAATCCCATCTCGCTTGAGGATGAGGAGGgcctgttaaggatcgagcaagagagaggagagcataaacgcggaagcattgaacttctacattgataataattcttggtATATCATTCTTatggcttaacaacctatttatattgttcacaaacttgacgatcactcaaggtactttcctaactaagatcaaactctaaacatagacactttcctaatataactctcacaacttaatgtgcatatctcctaaatatagacttcatatattatttcctaataccctccctcaagatggagcatgtagatcacgaatgtcCATCTTGgataaaagaaatttaacttcagtttttttttaaacACTTTTGcggaaaaaaaatcttcagatcgtagttttaggacgtttcggtccccttcatagtttaaggacatttcggtcctaatgcaagtttaaggacatttcggtcccattttcttcgtagtttaaggacatttcggtcctctttgtagtttaaggacattacggtcccatctttgtagttttaggacattacggtccccttgGTAGTTTAAAAACATTACGGTCCAAtcttcttcgtagtttaaggacattgcggtcctcttcgtagtttaaggaaattacggtccccttcggaagtttaaggacattatgGTCCCaatggaagtttaaggacattacggtcccatcttcggaagttttaggacattacggtcctcttcgatttcttcggtagaatacttcttgtactcttggtttcttcaatagaatactttttgtactctctcgacaactcataggattttaacctactattgttgttctttttctcattacctcttggtgattggtttgcttttttttttcacaaccttgttgtttcttcttctcttgttccagtcacgcttttGTTGCGAAAACCGTCacacttcttttctttttaagattCTCTGACAATCTTTCATTTCGTCAAGCTCTAACTATTCTTCTTGTTATATTGCTGTTACAAATTTACCACGCTATTCAGATTTTCCACACTAATGAATTCGTAACAGATTTGCAACATTGAGACATAATTGTCACACTTGTGTTTCTCTGATCATTCTTGCATTTGAACAaacatcttctcttcttctcacgTGTTCTTCTCGGTCTCAAGGTTATTGTCATAATGACAAcaatagttttttctttttttttttacttttcccgTCAACCAGCAGAACCCATCAGTCCTCAATCAAGAATCTTAACCTCAATTCCATCCATGACTGGATACCGATGCCAGTGACAGCACCATTGGTTGTTTGTCGAACACCTCTTTAATCTCCATATCTCCATTAACATCATCTCTTCTTAATCACCAACATCTGACCATGGATACATTAATCCTCTTCTTCGTTTTCAATTCGAACAGCACCAGTAAGCCTTCTTCGTGTTGTTTTCTTACACATATAACTCTGGTACTAACTCACGTCTCTATATCCAATGCGAACTTCCTCTTAAATACCACTTCACTCTATTTcgttgttgattttttttcttttttttttccgctTGGACAGAACTCTCTCTTGACCACACACTCGTGGTCCATCTTCCCAGGTTTGCACTTTCAATcagcaattcttttttttttttttaaattatctcGACCATCCTAGGTTCAATCGGTCGTTAATGGAGCAGCAAACTCTTGAGCCAAAACATCACCCCACGATTAACCCCATCACCGATAGTCATGACCTCTTCCGATCACGATGAACAACATCACCTCCTCCATGGAAAAACATTCTTCTCCTTCAGCTATCCATCAACCCATCTCCAGATTTACATGGTAATGGCAGCAACCTCCATCATGAGCTCCGGAATCTCTCTGAATCTCAGTTTTCGTTAAACCCATCTTTTCTTCACATACTTCAGGTCCTAACCGATGATAGACAACACCCTTTTATCTCGTGTTTATAGTTCGCCTGAACCTGACAGACAACTTGGTTTCAGAAACCCTTATTAGTCATCACCAGTTTGCTCTAAACTTCAGAACCACATTCACCTTCTTTTCTCCGAACCCTTACCAAAAATAGATTGCATCCATCATTGTCTAACAGCGACCAAACCTTGGCTTCCAATCCAACACGTCACGGACATAGACCTAAGACTTGCGCCTTCTTTCCATCACACCATCAGAACTGCGACCTTATCTTCTCTTCTAACCTCAGCAAACATGTCTCCATGTGTTATCTCTGGACATCAAACAATACGCAACAGCCTTTACCCAAGCCAACCAGCTGCATTCTTCAACACTGCAGCagcaaacctttttttttttttttttaacctaaACCCTAAACGGAAAAACTCTTCTAACTTCTTTAAACCTTTCTTCatctcctctctcttcctctcacctcactctgataccatgttaaggatcgagcaagagagaggagagcataaacgcggaagcattgaacgtctacattgataataattcttggtatatcattcttatggcttaacagcctatttatattgttcacaaacttgacgatcactcaaggtactttcctaaataagatcaaactctaaacatagacactttcctaatataactctcacaacttaatgtgcatatctcctaaatatagacttcatatattatttcctaatagggCCATATATCCCTGTGAAAAACCAAGGTTGATGTGGTGCTTGGGGAGTGATATACGCATGGCTTACACTTTGATTATCTAGGATAATCTGGACTTGTAGGTGATTCGACCACATCAGGCAAAATCCACCTTTTCGTCCATTACAAGAGATGGCAAAACAATCATCTAAACCTATCCTAGACTTCAAAGTCGACATAAACATAGCATCATAAAGAGTTTCAGACAAAAAAAGTAAACTAAGTTTGTGAATCCTATTGAATTCACAAAGTTTTTGGACTGTCAAGGAATCATGCATCCCTCGACAGTTCCAGGAAATGTAACTCATTTCTGGTGCGAGCTCTGGCTCTTGCCAGAAGCTCGCTTGCTGCTGCTAGCGTCTTCAACATCAGTCTCTTCGTCTTCCAGATATAGTTGCCAAGCCGGTGAAGTTGGTTGTTGTTTCCTAGTTCCTTCTTGCTGTCCTGAAGGCTTCTTTCCTTTGTCCTCAGAGTTGCTATGttgttgtgttgttgttgttgctgcttctTTTCTACTTCTGGTCGTTAGAACTTCATATTGAGGTGTGAAAGACCTTGTGGATTCTGGTTGTAATGTAGTAAGTGAGAGGAACTTCCTTGCCTTTGGTGGTGGGGGAGGCGCTGCAAAGTCAGGTGTCGATGGGAGATTGAGATGTTTTGGTAGTACTTTTCTTGGGTGTTGCTCTCTTCTCTTATATGTATGCAGCTGAGGAGATGGTTCAGAAGGTTGAGATGGTTGAGGTGGTTGAGGTTCTGGTGCTGGCTCTGGTACTTGTATTTGGTTGTGTGTAACTTTCGCAGGAGGGACCTCATTTACTTTAGTGATAACCATGCTGACAATTGTGTGCGGGACGTCAAGTGCATTGCTCAATGTCTGAGCATACAGAGGGATAAAGTAATTATGCAGCAGGTTTGTATGGGTGTCAGAGCTTGGCTGATGAGATTGTTGGTGGGCCCTGTGGCGAGTTTCACTGGGGTTTTGGTATGGTGCATTGCATTGTGGGCTCTGGGTCATACGCTTAGCAAGCTTTAGTCTGTCTTCTCTATATATCTCATTGGATCCGGGTACGGGTATACCAAAGTGGATCGGACCTACGGAAATAGGGTTTGGTATGTTATCTGAGCCAGAGGTTTGTCCAGACCCGGATCCTATTTCCGAGCTAGTGTTTGACCCTACACCAAAAATCTTAAAACCTGAACTGAACCCGGATCCAAAATTCTGCATACCTGTGCCTTTGTGCAGCTTTAACAGTGTATCATCATAGTTTCGTCTGTCAGTAGACGAATTTGCATGTTTTCCGCTGTCAGATAAGGATGTACCTCTGACACCCATTAGCCGTTGTTGCAGCAAGATTTGGGGGCGTTGGGGCCATGTAAAACTTTGTTGCACTGTTGGTGTAGTTAGTCGGATCGGGATCGGCTTTGAAACGGTTTTTTCCTGTGCGGTTGTGgttggagaaggtggtggttggGGTGTTGGCGGTGATGTTTGTTGATGCAAGGATCTTGGCTGGTATGGTGGTGGGGTGTAGGCTTGGGATGGAAGTGTTGTTTTGAGGTTGGGGTGGTTGAAGAAGATCCTGAACCTGGGTTTGCCGAGGTTGTAGTAAGGTATGAATATTGCGGCCTTGGT encodes the following:
- the LOC113312563 gene encoding uncharacterized protein LOC113312563, with translation MGVRGTSLSDSGKHANSSTDRRNYDDTLLKLHKGTGMQNFGSGFSSGFKIFGVGSNTSSEIGSGSGQTSGSDNIPNPISVGPIHFGIPVPGSNEIYREDRLKLAKRMTQSPQCNAPYQNPSETRHRAHQQSHQPSSDTHTNLLHNYFIPLYAQTLSNALDVPHTIVSMVITKVNEVPPAKVTHNQIQVPEPAPEPQPPQPSQPSEPSPQLHTYKRREQHPRKVLPKHLNLPSTPDFAAPPPPPKARKFLSLTTLQPESTRSFTPQYEVLTTRSRKEAATTTTQQHSNSEDKGKKPSGQQEGTRKQQPTSPAWQLYLEDEETDVEDASSSKRASGKSQSSHQK